A region from the Malus domestica chromosome 07, GDT2T_hap1 genome encodes:
- the LOC103439881 gene encoding myb family transcription factor MOF1-like, with protein MDNISPPGSSLIPSPPLDNISSTLSLVERLGGQERATPKLVLQLMNFKGLGITHVKRHLQMYRSKKMENPNRDPA; from the exons atgGACAACATCTCCCCTCCGGGCTCCTCCCTCATTCCTTCTCCTCCGTTGGACAACATCTCCTCCACTCTTTCTCTGG TTGAAAGATTAGGTGGACAAGAAA GGGCAACTCCGAAGTTGGTTCTTCAATTGATGAATTTTAAGGGTCTGGGAATAACTCATGTCAAGCGCCATCTTCAA ATGTATAGGAGCAAGAAGATGGAAAACCCCAATCGAG ATCCAGCATAA